A DNA window from Anastrepha ludens isolate Willacy chromosome 6, idAnaLude1.1, whole genome shotgun sequence contains the following coding sequences:
- the LOC128867885 gene encoding uncharacterized protein LOC128867885: MTASEAGAMWSRMPLNDKYCYIEAARNVGYVFTARDRRLNRVLRHLRKSLTERDNRVNFIQLSAAVKQMQLWKRKVLDEICRR, encoded by the coding sequence atGACAGCCTCTGAAGCTGGAGCGATGTGGTCCCGGATGCCACTTAACGACAAATACTGCTACATTGAAGCGGCACGTAACGTCGGCTATGTGTTCACGGCGCGCGATCGACGCTTGAATCGTGTATTGCGCCATCTACGCAAGTCGCTGACGGAACGCGACAACCGAGTTAATTTCATACAGCTTTCAGCGGCCGTCAAGCAGATGCAGCTGTGGAAGCGCAAAGTACTAGACGAGATTTGCCGACGATAA